TCGGGCCAAGCACCAAAGCTATCTATGAAGCGGCAATTGCCCGGAATATTCCCGTCCGGCGGCTGGATGATGAAAATTTGCTGTTGCTTGGCTACGGCCGGCTTTGTAAGCGGATTTGGGCTACCCTTACTGAACAGACCAGCGCATTAGCGACCGATCTGGCGGCTGATAAATATCTTACCGCGCGGCTGCTGGGCGCTAACGGCATCCCGGTTCCGCGTCATACGATTGTACGGGAGGCCGGGCAGGCTGTTCTTGCCTTACGGCAGCTCGGCGGCCGGGTAGTTGTTAAACCTCTGTCCGGCAATCACGGCAACGGGGTAACCATTGATCTTAAGGAAGAGGCTGAAGTGGAGCGGGCTTATCACATCGCCCGCGAATACGATGAAGCGGTGCTGGTGGAGGAGTATATACCGGGCCGCCAATATCGCCTGTGTGTGGTTAACGGTAAGCTGGCGGCGGCGGCTGAGCGTATCCCGGCATATGTGATCGGTGATGGACGGCATACTGTTGCTGAATTGGCGGAACTGGTGAATGCCCATCCGGACCGCGGTGACGGCCACGCCAAAGCATTGACCAAAATCATCATTGACGCTGTGGCGATAACCGTTTTGGCCAAACAGAATTTATCGCCACAGTCTGTTCCGGCGTTGCAACAGGTGGTGCGGATCAGAGACTGTGCAAATATCAGCGCCGGCGGAACGGCTGTCGATGTAACGGGTATTGTTCACCCTGATAACATTCAACTGGCCGAACGAACCGCTCGCCTGGTAGGGCTGGATGTGGCCGGCATTGATTTGGTTGCGGTGGATATCGCCAGTCCGGTAACGGCCGGAAGCGGCGCTGTTATTGAAGTAAACGCCGCGCCCGGCATCAGGATGCATCACTTTCCCAGCGCCGGTAAAGCCCGCAATGTCGCCGGGCATATTGTGGAGTATCTGTTCCCGGATAATAGCAGCGGACGCATACCAATTACGGCAATTACCGGAACGAACGGCAAAACTACGGTAACCCGCATGATCAGTTATATTTGGCAGCAGGCCGGCTACAATGTTGGTATGACCACAACTGACGGCATCTTTATCAATGGCCGGCGGATCTTAAACGGTGATACTACCGGGCCGGCCAGCGCCAGAATCATATTATCAGATCCCCGGGTTGACGTGGCGGTACTGGAAACGGCCCGCGGCGGCATCGTCCGGGGCGGACTGGCTTTCGACAAATGTGATGTTGGCATTGTCACCAATATTACGGAAGACCATCTCGGACAGGACGGAATTGAAAGCCTGGAGGATCTGGCTTATATAAAATCACTGGTGCTGGAAACGGTTCATGCAGACGGCGTGGCGCTGATTAATGCCGATGATCCGTATGCCGCCGACTTAGCGGCGAGGGTTCAGTCTGAAATTATGTATTTTAGTATTGAACCTGACAATATCGTCATTCGCAGGCATCTGGGGGTCGGCGGCAAGGCGGCGTTTGTTAAGGACGGAACGGTATATGTCGCCTGCGGCGGCCTGGCCAGGCCGATTATTGAGGTCAAGGACATACCGGCAACCTTGAGCGGTATCGCCCTGCATAATTTGCAGAATGCGGTGATTGCCGCCGCTGCCTGTTATTGCTCCAGAGTGCCGGTGAGCTGTATTAGAAAAGGATTGGCCAGCTTCGCCCAAAATCCCGGACGTTTGACTATGCTTACTGTCGGCAGTTTTAGAGTCTGCGTCGATTATGGTCATAATCCGGCCGGTTATCAGGCGCTGATCAGCACCGCCCGCCGGATGGGCGTAACCCGGCTGGTAGGAGTGATTGCCGCTCCCGGAGACCGCCGGGAGGATGTTACGCTGAATATTGGTAAAATTGCCGGACGGGGCTTTGACCATCTTTATATCAAAGAAGACCGTGATTTGCGGGGCCGGAAGTTTGGCGAAACTGCCGAACTCTTAAAACGCGGCGCTCTGGAAGCCGGCTTTCCGGCTGAACGCATTGCCACCATTCTGGCTGAGCCGGAAGCTGTTGCACAGGCTCTGGAAGATGGCAAACCCGGTGATTTAATTATCATATTTTATGAAGAGTATGAAGTGGTCATGAATGTGATTAGTGATTTCGCCGAACGGATTAGTTCGGAACAGGGCCTGGCGCACAGCAGCCTGAAAATGGAACAGGTTGTGGTAGCCGGGGCTAAAAATAGTTGAAAATGCCTTGACAAATGCAGGCAAATTTATACATAATGTCGAATAGAACATATTCAGATATTATGTGGGGGTGCTTGCCGCAATGGAAGATGTACTTGTAACAACTGAAGACCTGCAATTGGTTGTTTTCCGTCTGGCCAATGAAGAATACGGCCTGCCGATTACCAAGGTTCAGGAAATAAACCGTTTAACACCAATTACCAAACTTCCTCAGACACCGGTATTCATGGAAGGTGTAATCAATTTACGGGGGCGGATTATTCCTGTTATTGATCTGCGTAAGCGATTTGAGCTGGCAGTGGAAGAATATACGGATGACACCAGAATTATTGTAGTTGATTTTAGCGGGCAGACGGTAGGCGTAATTGTAGATGCAGTCACTGAAGTAGTGCGGCTGGCTGCCGCCAGTGTGGAACCGCCGCCTAACAATTCGGTGCTTGACGCCCGTTATATCGAAGGTGTGGGCAAAATGGACAACCGTTTACTGATTTTGCTGGCTGCAGATCAAATTTTTACCAGTCAGGAAGAATTTGCTATTCAACAAACCAATGGATAAAACCTTAACTTTAACGGCTAATGCCAAAATAAACCTGACGTTAGACGTGCTTGCCAAGCGTACTGACGGCTACCACGAGGTAGCTATGATCATGCAGTCGATTGATTTGGCCGACCGGCTGACCTTTAGGGAGCAGCCGTCAGGCATTGCCATGCAGACCAACGTTGCCGGTCTGCCTGTTGACCGGCGTAATCTGGCTTATCAGGCTGCAGAATTGGTTAAAAGTACTTTTCAGATAAAAACCGGAATACATATTGAATTAAATAAAGAAATTCCATTGTCCGCAGGGCTGGC
This genomic interval from Dendrosporobacter quercicolus contains the following:
- a CDS encoding chemotaxis protein CheW; protein product: MEDVLVTTEDLQLVVFRLANEEYGLPITKVQEINRLTPITKLPQTPVFMEGVINLRGRIIPVIDLRKRFELAVEEYTDDTRIIVVDFSGQTVGVIVDAVTEVVRLAAASVEPPPNNSVLDARYIEGVGKMDNRLLILLAADQIFTSQEEFAIQQTNG
- the cphA gene encoding cyanophycin synthetase, which codes for MQILQTRILQGPNIYSYKPVMWLKLALGQYENIPSNAIEGFVQRLLMLLPGLKEHHCARGRVGGFVERLHEGTYLAHIFEHVILELQNMAGHKVGFGKARSSSQRGVYDVIVGFRCPAAARQSAIVAEHLLLAAIDNLPFSPAEGLDAIRAASEKFQLGPSTKAIYEAAIARNIPVRRLDDENLLLLGYGRLCKRIWATLTEQTSALATDLAADKYLTARLLGANGIPVPRHTIVREAGQAVLALRQLGGRVVVKPLSGNHGNGVTIDLKEEAEVERAYHIAREYDEAVLVEEYIPGRQYRLCVVNGKLAAAAERIPAYVIGDGRHTVAELAELVNAHPDRGDGHAKALTKIIIDAVAITVLAKQNLSPQSVPALQQVVRIRDCANISAGGTAVDVTGIVHPDNIQLAERTARLVGLDVAGIDLVAVDIASPVTAGSGAVIEVNAAPGIRMHHFPSAGKARNVAGHIVEYLFPDNSSGRIPITAITGTNGKTTVTRMISYIWQQAGYNVGMTTTDGIFINGRRILNGDTTGPASARIILSDPRVDVAVLETARGGIVRGGLAFDKCDVGIVTNITEDHLGQDGIESLEDLAYIKSLVLETVHADGVALINADDPYAADLAARVQSEIMYFSIEPDNIVIRRHLGVGGKAAFVKDGTVYVACGGLARPIIEVKDIPATLSGIALHNLQNAVIAAAACYCSRVPVSCIRKGLASFAQNPGRLTMLTVGSFRVCVDYGHNPAGYQALISTARRMGVTRLVGVIAAPGDRREDVTLNIGKIAGRGFDHLYIKEDRDLRGRKFGETAELLKRGALEAGFPAERIATILAEPEAVAQALEDGKPGDLIIIFYEEYEVVMNVISDFAERISSEQGLAHSSLKMEQVVVAGAKNS